Proteins encoded in a region of the Frondihabitans sp. 762G35 genome:
- the murA gene encoding UDP-N-acetylglucosamine 1-carboxyvinyltransferase — translation MNSLVQDAAAAGARVGLKSDEIVIRGGKPLIGRIEVRGAKNLATKAMVASLLGDTPSILKDVPDISDVNVVRGLLSIHGVRITDPARGEMILDPSNVESAHFAEIDAHAGSSRIPILFCGPLLHRLGEAFIPDLGGCRIGDRPIDFHMDALRAFGAIVDKSYNGIHLTAPNGLKGAEIKLPYPSVGATEQVLLTAVLAEGVTELRNAAIEPEIMDLIAILQKMGAIVNVEPNRVIFIEGVKSLRGYTHRAINDRNEAASWAAAALATKGDIFVEGAKQQDLMTFLNIFRKVGGEFDVHEDGIRFYHPGGDLKPVVIETDVHPGFMTDWQQPLVVALTQAIGTSVVHETVYENRFQFTEALNDMGAKIVVHKDGLKSDDRRVARRDFEQAAVITGPTPLHGADIRVPDLRGGFSHLIAALTAEGESKITNVGIIARGYEHFVAKLRKLGADFDFAG, via the coding sequence GTGAACTCTCTTGTCCAGGACGCCGCAGCGGCGGGAGCCCGCGTCGGCCTCAAGTCCGACGAAATCGTCATCCGCGGCGGCAAGCCGCTCATCGGCCGGATCGAGGTCCGCGGGGCCAAGAACCTCGCGACGAAGGCCATGGTCGCGTCGCTGCTCGGCGACACCCCCAGCATCCTGAAGGACGTCCCCGACATCAGCGACGTCAACGTCGTCCGGGGCCTCCTCTCGATCCACGGGGTCCGCATCACCGACCCCGCCCGCGGCGAGATGATCCTCGACCCGTCCAACGTCGAGAGCGCGCACTTCGCGGAGATCGACGCGCACGCCGGGTCGAGCCGCATCCCGATCCTGTTCTGCGGTCCGCTCCTCCACCGTCTCGGCGAGGCCTTCATCCCCGACCTCGGCGGCTGCCGCATCGGCGACCGTCCGATCGACTTCCACATGGACGCCCTGCGGGCCTTCGGCGCCATCGTCGACAAGTCCTACAACGGCATCCACCTGACCGCCCCCAACGGCCTCAAGGGCGCGGAGATCAAGCTCCCCTACCCGAGCGTCGGGGCGACGGAGCAGGTGCTCCTCACCGCCGTCCTCGCGGAGGGCGTGACCGAGCTGCGGAACGCCGCGATCGAGCCCGAGATCATGGATCTCATCGCGATCCTGCAGAAGATGGGCGCGATCGTGAACGTCGAGCCCAACCGCGTCATCTTCATCGAGGGCGTGAAGTCGCTCCGCGGGTACACGCACCGGGCGATCAACGACCGCAACGAGGCCGCCTCCTGGGCCGCCGCGGCGCTGGCCACCAAGGGCGACATCTTCGTCGAGGGCGCCAAGCAGCAAGACCTGATGACGTTCCTCAACATCTTCCGCAAGGTCGGCGGCGAGTTCGACGTGCACGAAGACGGCATCCGCTTCTACCACCCGGGCGGCGATCTCAAGCCCGTCGTCATCGAGACCGATGTCCACCCCGGCTTCATGACCGACTGGCAGCAGCCCCTCGTCGTCGCGCTGACGCAGGCCATCGGCACGTCCGTCGTGCACGAGACCGTCTACGAGAACCGCTTCCAGTTCACCGAGGCCCTCAACGACATGGGCGCGAAGATCGTCGTCCACAAGGACGGCCTCAAGAGCGACGACCGCCGTGTCGCGCGCCGCGACTTCGAGCAGGCGGCCGTCATCACCGGTCCCACACCGCTGCACGGTGCCGACATCCGGGTCCCCGACCTCCGGGGCGGCTTCAGCCACCTCATCGCGGCCCTGACCGCCGAGGGGGAGTCGAAGATCACGAACGTCGGCATCATCGCGCGCGGGTACGAGCACTTCGTGGCGAAGCTGCGGAAGCTCGGCGCCGACTTCGACTTCGCGGGTTAG
- the leuD gene encoding 3-isopropylmalate dehydratase small subunit yields the protein MHKTTVVTGIPAPLKRSNVDTDQIIPAVFLKRVTKTGFEDALFSSWRQDPDFVINRPEFQGATVLVAGPDFGTGSSREHAVWALRDFGFEVVLSSRFGDIFRGNAGKQGLLAAVVSESDIERIWAVIDESLASGGRPAEITVDLPEQTATIGGLTVSFEVDAYTKWRLLEGLDDIALTLRDEAAITEFESRRATWRPKTLPVK from the coding sequence ATGCACAAGACCACCGTCGTCACCGGGATCCCGGCGCCCCTCAAGCGCTCGAACGTCGACACCGACCAGATCATCCCGGCCGTCTTCCTCAAGCGCGTCACCAAGACGGGCTTCGAGGACGCCCTCTTCTCCTCCTGGCGCCAGGATCCCGACTTCGTGATCAACCGGCCGGAGTTCCAGGGTGCCACGGTGCTCGTGGCCGGCCCCGACTTCGGCACGGGCTCGAGCCGCGAGCACGCCGTCTGGGCGCTCCGCGACTTCGGCTTCGAGGTCGTCCTCTCGTCGCGGTTCGGCGACATCTTCCGCGGCAACGCCGGCAAGCAGGGCCTCCTCGCGGCGGTCGTCTCGGAGAGCGACATCGAGCGCATCTGGGCAGTCATCGACGAGTCCCTGGCCTCGGGCGGACGCCCGGCCGAGATCACGGTCGACCTCCCCGAGCAAACCGCCACGATCGGCGGCTTGACGGTTTCGTTCGAGGTCGATGCTTACACTAAGTGGCGCCTTCTCGAAGGTCTCGACGACATCGCACTGACCCTGCGCGACGAGGCAGCCATCACAGAATTCGAATCACGCCGTGCCACGTGGCGGCCCAAGACATTGCCGGTGAAGTAG